The genomic region ATCATCACCGGTTGGGCTTTGTTCTTCAGGCTGACTTCCTGCAAGGGTTGGCAGTGAAACGACTCTTTCACTTGCTGATAGGTAGCTTCCGTGATGATGATCTGTCCGGGCTGAGCGGCCGATTGTAGGCGCTGGCTTACGTTCACGGTATCGCCAATGACGGTGTAATCGAGGCGCTTGAGGGAAGCCGAGCCGATATTGCCGGATACCATTTCGCCGGTGTTCACGCCAATGCTCACCTGGGGGCGGTAGGTGCGGCCGTCGGGTAGGGCAAACTCGTTGGCCTGTACCACGGCCCGCGCTGCTAGCGCTGCGTCGATGGCGCGGTCGAGGTGAAACTCGTCGCGGAACACAGCCATCACAGCGTCGCCCATAAACTTGTCGATGTAGCCCCCCTGCGCAATTACCTCTTTCACCATCTGGTCGAAGTAGGTGTTGAGCATGGTCACGATGTCGGCTGGGGGTAGGACTTCGGATAGCGACGTGAAGCCGCAAATGTCGATAAAGACCACCGTGGCCTCCACTGTCTCGCTCACCATCAGCGACTTCTCAAAGTCCGGCCTACCCATGAAGTTGAGCACGGTATCGTCCACGTACATGCGCAGGATGTTGTTCTCCTGGATGGCCTTCAGCGTGTCGCGCAGCTGCCGAACCTGCTGGGCAGTTTTCTCCACGGTCACCTCCAAGTCATTGAAATCAACAGGCTTGCAGATGAAATCAAAAGCCCCGCGGTTCATAGCCAGCCGAATATTCTCCATATCTCCGTAGGCCGATACAATCACGGCTTTGGCCACTGGGTTGGCCTCCGGAAGCTTGCCTAGCAACGTCAGCCCATCCATAATAGGCATATTAATGTCGCTGAGAATCACGTCCATATCCGGGTGCTCCCGGATGCAGTCCAGTGCTTCCTGGCCGTTGCTGGCAAACACAAATTCGTAGACGTTTTCCCGAATCTTACGCCGGAACTTCTGCTTGATGAGCAGCTCTAGATCAGCCTCGTCGTCTACTACCAGTATCTTAGTTTTCATGGCTCGCTAGCACAGTCAGTTTCTCTTTCAGCGCGGCAAAATCTACAGGCTTCGTCAGGAAGTCGTTGGCTCCCAGTTGCATGGCTTGCTGGCGACTAGTGTCGTCACCATAGGCCGTTATCATCATCACCTGGGGTGGGGTAGGGGGTGGGGTAGGGTAGGTCTGCCTGATATGGCGCAGCAGCTCCAGCCCACTCATGCCTGGCATGTTGATGTCTGATAGAATCAGCACCACCTCTGAGGCATGATCGTGCAAATACGTCAGGGCTTCCTCGCCCGAGTAGGCAAAAGAGAAGGTGAACAACCCATTGCGGATTTCGCGCCGAAAGCGCTGCTCAAACAGCACGCGCACATCGGTTTCATCGTCAACTACCAGAATTTTCATCACAAACAAAGCTAACAGAATGGGGTAGGGATTGCGCGCACCAACAAAAATATCGCTTGTCCTTCCGCGCGTAGCCAGGAATCTAGGTGTAAACCACGCTGACATTCACTCAGATTCCTCGCTACGCGCGGAAGGACAATATGCTTAGGGTTTTGTGGCCGGCAGCGTGATAATAAACTCCGTACCTTCGCCTTCTTCGGTCTCTACCGTCAGGGTGCCGTCGTGGCCTTTTGTGATGATATCGTAGCTAAGCGACAGGCCCAGCCCGGTACCCTCGCCGGTGGGCTTGGTGGTGAAAAATGGTTGAAAAATTTTGTCTTTCACACTCTCCGGAATGCCCGTACCGTTGTCGCGCACCCGAATCTCTACCTCGCCCGATGAGCGGTGCAGGGTGTTGACGCTCACGGTGGGCACGTAGCCCGGCGTGTGGCCCTCCTTCTGCTTTTTCTGCACCGCGTAGAAGGCGTTGGTAAACAGATTTAGCAGCACCCGCCCAAGATCTTGCGATACGGCGCTGATCTGGCCCAACGATGGATCGAAGAAGGTGGTAATAGTGGCGTTGAAGGTCTTGTCCTTGGCGCGCAGACCGTGGTAGGCCAGGCGCAAGTACTCATCGGCCAGCTTGTTGAGGTCGGTGGGTTGCCGCTCGCCGTTGTTGGCGCGGGAGTGCTCCAGCATGGCCCGCACAATGCTGGCGGCGCGCTGCCCGTGGTGGGTGATTTTCTGAAGATTCTGCTTGAGGTCGGTCAGAATTTCGGCTTCCAGTTCCGGGTCGCGGT from Hymenobacter aerilatus harbors:
- a CDS encoding adenylate/guanylate cyclase domain-containing protein; its protein translation is MKTKILVVDDEADLELLIKQKFRRKIRENVYEFVFASNGQEALDCIREHPDMDVILSDINMPIMDGLTLLGKLPEANPVAKAVIVSAYGDMENIRLAMNRGAFDFICKPVDFNDLEVTVEKTAQQVRQLRDTLKAIQENNILRMYVDDTVLNFMGRPDFEKSLMVSETVEATVVFIDICGFTSLSEVLPPADIVTMLNTYFDQMVKEVIAQGGYIDKFMGDAVMAVFRDEFHLDRAIDAALAARAVVQANEFALPDGRTYRPQVSIGVNTGEMVSGNIGSASLKRLDYTVIGDTVNVSQRLQSAAQPGQIIITEATYQQVKESFHCQPLQEVSLKNKAQPVMIYEVVS
- a CDS encoding response regulator — translated: MKILVVDDETDVRVLFEQRFRREIRNGLFTFSFAYSGEEALTYLHDHASEVVLILSDINMPGMSGLELLRHIRQTYPTPPPTPPQVMMITAYGDDTSRQQAMQLGANDFLTKPVDFAALKEKLTVLASHEN